One part of the Arabidopsis thaliana chromosome 1 sequence genome encodes these proteins:
- a CDS encoding AP2/B3-like transcriptional factor family protein (AP2/B3-like transcriptional factor family protein; FUNCTIONS IN: DNA binding, sequence-specific DNA binding transcription factor activity; INVOLVED IN: regulation of transcription, DNA-dependent; LOCATED IN: cellular_component unknown; EXPRESSED IN: 16 plant structures; EXPRESSED DURING: 11 growth stages; CONTAINS InterPro DOMAIN/s: Transcriptional factor B3 (InterPro:IPR003340); BEST Arabidopsis thaliana protein match is: AP2/B3-like transcriptional factor family protein (TAIR:AT3G06220.1); Has 242 Blast hits to 231 proteins in 12 species: Archae - 0; Bacteria - 0; Metazoa - 0; Fungi - 0; Plants - 242; Viruses - 0; Other Eukaryotes - 0 (source: NCBI BLink).), with amino-acid sequence MADTGEVQFMKPFISEKSSKSLEIPLGFNEYFPAPFPITVDLLDYSGRSWTVRMKKRGEKVFLTVGWENFVKDNNLEDGKYLQFIYDRDRTFYVIIYGHNMCSEYRDFPQVAVEVDDYENGEEEEDGDDQDKHQ; translated from the exons ATGGCTGACACTGGTGAGGTTCAATTTATGAAGCCTTTCATCTCAGAAAAGTCATCTAAATCATTG GAAATCCCCTTGGGATTCAACGAATACTTCCCAGCACCATTTCCAATAACTGTGGACCTCCTGGACTATAGTGGGAGATCTTGGACGGTTAGgatgaagaaaagaggagaGAAAGTGTTTCTTACAGTTGGTTGGGAGAATTTTGTAAAAGATAACAATCTCGAAGATGGCAAGTATTTGCAGTTCATCTATGACCGCGACAGGACCTTTTATGTTATCATATATGGTCATAACATGTGTAGCGAATATAGAGACTTCCCTCAAGTCGCAGTAGAGGTTGATGACTATGAAaacggtgaagaagaagaagacggcgACGATCAAGACAAACATCAGTAA
- a CDS encoding S-adenosyl-L-methionine-dependent methyltransferases superfamily protein has translation MKSNKFSCKTRAETLEWITAIIDFLKPFSFLINAHVVNFFKDKQWEAVNEEWMSCLKDEKPENILLIPSGGVQDHWPASLKKFVHTLRSLSFPREQADLQAILADVDMVPLSTVLSQGMNLKKKHEVEVLSSVVSSVVKSVGAPTVVDVGAGQGYLAQVLSFQYKHSVVAIDSSSHHGKVTDARAARIKKHFAAQMRKSGSGNKCPDVPMTITCRVLSTEMLKALTDVHLEKDETDSSGSALNEEGQSRSQSSSDANRSCSLVLAGLHACGDLSVTMLRTFMECEEVKALVSIGCCYNLLSEKSSEDSCSKCGYPMSAGLRSLGFSLGKNARDLACQSAERWSSLGEDAGLQNFELHSFRAAFQMVIWFLVMWFLPRSVTSC, from the exons ATGAAGAGCAATAAGTTTTCTTGCAAAACGAGAGCCGAAACCCTAGAATGGATCACAGCCATTATCGATTTCCTTAAACCGTTTTCTTTCCTAATCAATGCTCACGTTGTCAATTTCTTCAAG GATAAGCAATGGGAAGCTGTTAATGAGGAATGGATGAGTTGCTTAAAGGATGAGAAGCCGGAAAATATTCTTCTTATTCCCTCCGGTGGTGTCCAG GATCACTGGCCTGCTTCACTAAAGAAATTTGTTCACACGTTGAGGTCTCTATCGTTTCCTCGAGAGCAAGCGGATTTACAGGCG ATACTCGCAGACGTGGATATGGTACCTCTTAGCACCGTTCTTTCACAGGGCATGaatcttaagaaaaaacatgag GTTGAAGTTCTTTCCTCTGTTGTTAGCTCAGTTGTTAAGAGTGTTGGAGCTCCTACTGTTGTTGATGTCGGTGCTGGCCAG GGTTATCTAGCGCAGGTTCTCTCTTTCCAATATAAGCACTCAGTGGTTGCAATCGATTCTTCCTCTCATCATGGAAAGGTAACAGATGCACGCGCAGCACGCATAAAAAAGCATTTTGCAGCACAGATGCGTAAATCTGG TTCAGGAAACAAGTGCCCAGATGTTCCAATGACGATTACATGCCGTGTTTTATCCACAGAAATGTTGAAGGCCTTGACTGATGTTCATCTGGAGAAGGATGAGACGGATTCTAGTGGAAGTGCATTGAATGAAGAAGGTCAAAGCAGATCACAATCATCAAGTGATGCAAACAGATCGTGTTCACTTGTTCTTGCTGGCCTTCATGCATGTGGAGATCTATCAGTTACAATGCTAAG GACTTTTATGGAGTGTGAAGAAGTTAAAGCATTAGTGAGCATTGGCTGTTGTTACAACTTATTATCTGAAAAAAGTAGTGAGGATTCTTGTTCCAAATGTGGCTATCCGATGAGCGCTGGTCTCAGATCCTTGGGCTTTTCCCTTGGCAAAAATGCCCGTGATTTAGCTTGTCAG AGTGCTGAGAGATGGAGCAGTTTAGGAGAAGATGCTGGTCTGCAGAATTTCGAGTTGCATTCTTTTCGTGCTGCTTTCCAAATGGTAATATGGTTTTTGGTTATGTGGTTTCTTCCAAGATCTGTGACTAGTTGTTAA
- a CDS encoding S-adenosyl-L-methionine-dependent methyltransferases superfamily protein (S-adenosyl-L-methionine-dependent methyltransferases superfamily protein; Has 486 Blast hits to 429 proteins in 154 species: Archae - 0; Bacteria - 55; Metazoa - 267; Fungi - 96; Plants - 28; Viruses - 0; Other Eukaryotes - 40 (source: NCBI BLink).): MKSNKFSCKTRAETLEWITAIIDFLKPFSFLINAHVVNFFKDKQWEAVNEEWMSCLKDEKPENILLIPSGGVQDHWPASLKKFVHTLRSLSFPREQADLQAILADVDMVPLSTVLSQGMNLKKKHEVEVLSSVVSSVVKSVGAPTVVDVGAGQGYLAQVLSFQYKHSVVAIDSSSHHGKVTDARAARIKKHFAAQMRKSGSGNKCPDVPMTITCRVLSTEMLKALTDVHLEKDETDSSGSALNEEGQSRSQSSSDANRSCSLVLAGLHACGDLSVTMLRTFMECEEVKALVSIGCCYNLLSEKSSEDSCSKCGYPMSAGLRSLGFSLGKNARDLACQSAERWSSLGEDAGLQNFELHSFRAAFQMVLSKHYPEVLATSPSIGRQGKAFRRQQQRKSLETPAAVDTTRKDTVDKKPMRQTSLNSDMCSSFEKFCLSAFSRLNLEHPRDLDLNATWNEADAFTELIGPYWSIRAALGPVLETLILLDRLMFLQEQGDSIKVVMLPIFDPTISPRNVAIIARRL, encoded by the exons ATGAAGAGCAATAAGTTTTCTTGCAAAACGAGAGCCGAAACCCTAGAATGGATCACAGCCATTATCGATTTCCTTAAACCGTTTTCTTTCCTAATCAATGCTCACGTTGTCAATTTCTTCAAG GATAAGCAATGGGAAGCTGTTAATGAGGAATGGATGAGTTGCTTAAAGGATGAGAAGCCGGAAAATATTCTTCTTATTCCCTCCGGTGGTGTCCAG GATCACTGGCCTGCTTCACTAAAGAAATTTGTTCACACGTTGAGGTCTCTATCGTTTCCTCGAGAGCAAGCGGATTTACAGGCG ATACTCGCAGACGTGGATATGGTACCTCTTAGCACCGTTCTTTCACAGGGCATGaatcttaagaaaaaacatgag GTTGAAGTTCTTTCCTCTGTTGTTAGCTCAGTTGTTAAGAGTGTTGGAGCTCCTACTGTTGTTGATGTCGGTGCTGGCCAG GGTTATCTAGCGCAGGTTCTCTCTTTCCAATATAAGCACTCAGTGGTTGCAATCGATTCTTCCTCTCATCATGGAAAGGTAACAGATGCACGCGCAGCACGCATAAAAAAGCATTTTGCAGCACAGATGCGTAAATCTGG TTCAGGAAACAAGTGCCCAGATGTTCCAATGACGATTACATGCCGTGTTTTATCCACAGAAATGTTGAAGGCCTTGACTGATGTTCATCTGGAGAAGGATGAGACGGATTCTAGTGGAAGTGCATTGAATGAAGAAGGTCAAAGCAGATCACAATCATCAAGTGATGCAAACAGATCGTGTTCACTTGTTCTTGCTGGCCTTCATGCATGTGGAGATCTATCAGTTACAATGCTAAG GACTTTTATGGAGTGTGAAGAAGTTAAAGCATTAGTGAGCATTGGCTGTTGTTACAACTTATTATCTGAAAAAAGTAGTGAGGATTCTTGTTCCAAATGTGGCTATCCGATGAGCGCTGGTCTCAGATCCTTGGGCTTTTCCCTTGGCAAAAATGCCCGTGATTTAGCTTGTCAG AGTGCTGAGAGATGGAGCAGTTTAGGAGAAGATGCTGGTCTGCAGAATTTCGAGTTGCATTCTTTTCGTGCTGCTTTCCAAATG GTTCTGTCAAAACATTATCCAGAGGTTTTGGCGACAAGTCCATCCATTGGGCGCCAAGGTAAGGCATTCCGTCGTCAACAGCAACGAAAATCCCTTGAAACTCCAGCAGCAGTAGATACAACTAGGAAAG ACACGGTTGACAAGAAACCCATGAGGCAGACAAGCTTGAATTCCGACATGTGTTCTTCTTTTGAGAAGTTCTGCTTGTCAGCATTTTCCCGCTTGAATCTAGAACACCCTCGAGATCTCGACCTGAATGCCACATGGAATGAAGCTGATGCATTCACT GAACTGATAGGGCCTTACTGGTCTATTCGAGCCGCATTAGGACCAGTGCTTGAGACATTGATCTTGCTTGATAGACTTATGTTCCTCCAAGAACAAGGAGACTCCATAAAAGTGGTTATGCTTCCCATCTTTGATCCCACCATCTCACCTAGGAATGTGGCCATTATTGCTAGAAGACTTTGA
- a CDS encoding Protein kinase superfamily protein (Protein kinase superfamily protein; FUNCTIONS IN: protein serine/threonine kinase activity, protein kinase activity, kinase activity, ATP binding; INVOLVED IN: protein amino acid phosphorylation; LOCATED IN: cellular_component unknown; EXPRESSED IN: 23 plant structures; EXPRESSED DURING: 13 growth stages; CONTAINS InterPro DOMAIN/s: Protein kinase, ATP binding site (InterPro:IPR017441), Protein kinase, catalytic domain (InterPro:IPR000719), Serine-threonine/tyrosine-protein kinase (InterPro:IPR001245), Protein kinase-like domain (InterPro:IPR011009), Serine/threonine-protein kinase, active site (InterPro:IPR008271); BEST Arabidopsis thaliana protein match is: Protein kinase superfamily protein (TAIR:AT3G09010.1); Has 119178 Blast hits to 117668 proteins in 4361 species: Archae - 113; Bacteria - 13232; Metazoa - 43958; Fungi - 10262; Plants - 33662; Viruses - 406; Other Eukaryotes - 17545 (source: NCBI BLink).) produces MGCSWLSCHRREATEVDGEIAAIDNVKIYKYREIRQATDDFSAENKIGEGGFGSVYKGCLKDGKLAAIKVLSAESRQGVKEFLTEINVISEIQHENLVKLYGCCVEGNHRILVYNFLENNSLDKTLLAGGYTRSGIQFDWSSRANICVGVAKGLAFLHEEVRPHIIHRDIKASNILLDKYLSPKISDFGLARLMPPNMTHVSTRVAGTIGYLAPEYAVRGQLTRKADIYSFGVLLMEIVSGRSNKNTRLPTEYQYLLERAWELYERNELVDLVDSGLNGVFDAEEACRYLKIGLLCTQDSPKLRPSMSTVVRLLTGEKDIDYKKISRPGLISDFMDLKVRGPVATKTEQVNRQNYTNPSSSSNGSSRDHSNAYSSGASSANAGNTFSSTI; encoded by the exons ATGGGTTGCTCCTGGTTATCGTGTCACAGGAGAGAAGCTACAGAAGTTGATGGAG AAATCGCAGCGATAGACAATGTAAAGATATACAAATATAGAGAGATACGTCAGGCCACTGATGATTTCAGtgctgaaaataaaattggagAAGGAGGGTTTGGTTCTGTGTACAAG GGCTGTCTTAAAGATGGAAAACTCGCGGCTATCAAAGTCCTCTCGGCTGAGTCAAGACAAGGTGTAAAAGAATTCTTGACTGAGATCAATGTGATATCAGAAATACAGCATGAGAATTTGGTTAAGTTGTATGGATGCTGCGTGGAGGGGAATCATAGGATTCTTGTTTACAATTTCCTTGAGAACAATAGTCTTGATAAGACGCTTCTAG CTGGGGGCTACACTCGTAGTGGGATACAGTTTGATTGGAGTAGTCGGGCCAATATTTGTGTTGGGGTTGCTAAAGGTCTTGCCTTTCTTCATGAGGAAGTACGCCCACACATAATTCACAGAGATATCAAAGCAAGCAACATTCTACTTGACAAATATCTATCCCCCAAGATCTCTGATTTTGGACTTGCTAGACTTATGCCACCTAACATGACTCATGTTAGCACTCGTGTCGCGGGTACAAT TGGTTATTTAGCACCAGAGTATGCGGTTAGGGGACAGTTGACGCGTAAAGCTGATATATACAGCTTTGGAGTCCTTCTGATGGAGATAGTCAGTGGAAGAAGTAACAAAAACACCCGATTACCCACTGAGTATCAATATCTTCTGGAAAGA GCTTGGGAACTTTATGAGCGGAATGAGCTCGTGGATCTTGTTGATTCAGGGTTAAATGGAGTGTTTGACGCAGAGGAAGCTTGTCGGTACCTAAAAATTGGTCTTTTGTGCACACAAGACAGTCCCAAGCTAAGACCAAGTATGTCCACCGTAGTGAGGTTGTTAACAGGGGAGAAGGATATAGACTACAAGAAAATAAGCAGACCGGGTTTGATTTCTGATTTCATGGATTTGAAAGTGAGAGGACCTGTGGCGACGAAGACAGAGCAAGTGAACAGACAAAACTACACaaacccttcttcttcgtctaaTGGCTCATCTAGAGATCACTCAAATGCTTACTCATCAGGGGCTTCATCAGCTAATGCTGGTAATACATTCAGCAGTACcatatag
- a CDS encoding Chaperone DnaJ-domain superfamily protein (Chaperone DnaJ-domain superfamily protein; FUNCTIONS IN: unfolded protein binding, heat shock protein binding; INVOLVED IN: protein folding; LOCATED IN: cellular_component unknown; EXPRESSED IN: 22 plant structures; EXPRESSED DURING: 13 growth stages; CONTAINS InterPro DOMAIN/s: Molecular chaperone, heat shock protein, Hsp40, DnaJ (InterPro:IPR015609), Heat shock protein DnaJ, N-terminal (InterPro:IPR001623), Heat shock protein DnaJ (InterPro:IPR003095), Heat shock protein DnaJ, conserved site (InterPro:IPR018253); BEST Arabidopsis thaliana protein match is: Chaperone DnaJ-domain superfamily protein (TAIR:AT1G79030.1); Has 18225 Blast hits to 18222 proteins in 3146 species: Archae - 124; Bacteria - 7724; Metazoa - 3097; Fungi - 1583; Plants - 1765; Viruses - 36; Other Eukaryotes - 3896 (source: NCBI BLink).) translates to MEDIGLVKQGWIWLQSQKHLCLWFCTATQCFGEKTEALAERHWPLVCSGCGKLLGLLSLSFVYWKDCILRGFQSSVKFGSAALLLIMWSCFLSLTSVSCLVYVLLGMGAAGAVVLYLGRTPGIFIVGLFGILILWMYANFWITGTLFIVGGYLFSLNHARVVVLMATMYAMYCVKVRLGWPGVILSMNLAFLSNDIFICLLQWCDTVSEKTQVEEPTKPETVIDEEFPGEFEYSSVPAEEAEKKVHEDKSSTKPASSSTVVSNMKEISTVKVVKIETDSADEMKRILDSLNHYEALGLPLFKKIDAALLKKDYRKKAMLVHPDKNMGSPLASESFKKLQSAYEVLSDSVKRRDYDELLKKEESRTKIVCQSSHASSHQNSAAYRSEESRRIHCTKCGNSHIWVCTNRSKAKARWCQECGQYHQAKDGDGWVEHKGTLVFEKAHKIEIPRAFVCAEGKVFDVSEWAICQGMACRPNTHRPSFHVNMVGLEKATQRSKSSRFPWDLDVEMMDEDEEEFELWLQQALASGLFCETSKRRKSWSPFKLTKKQSRRTST, encoded by the exons ATGGAGGATATAGGATTGGTTAAGCAAGGTTGGATATGGTTGCAGTCTCAGAAAcatttgtgtttgtggttttgTACTGCAACACAATGTTTTGGGGAAAAGACAGAAGCTTTGGCAGAGCGTCATTGGCCACTAGTGTGCAGTGGATGTGGGAAGCTATTAGGGTTACTTAGTTTATCGTTTGTTTACTGGAAAGACTGCATTTTGAGGGGTTTCCAGTCCAGTGTTAAATTTGGTTCAGCTGCTTTGCTCCTCATAATGTGGAGTTGCTTCCTTAGCCTGACTTCAGTATCTTGCTTGGTTTATGTTCTCCTCGGTATG GGAGCTGCCGGTGCTGTTGTCTTGTACTTAGGTCGCACACCTGGGATCTTCATTGTAGGACTATTTGGAATTTTGATATTGTGGATGTACGCTAATTTTTGGATCACTGGAACATTATTTATAGTTGGAG GTTATTTGTTCTCTTTGAATCACGCACGGGTGGTGGTTCTTATGGCGACAATGTATGCAATGTACTGTGTCAAAGTCAGACTTGGATGGCCTGGAGTTATTCTCTCGATGAATCTTGCATTCTTGTCCAAcgatatatttatttgtcttcttcaatggTGTGATACTGTTAGTGAAAAAACACAAGTGGAGGAGCCAACGAAACCTGAAACTGTAATAGACGAAGAGTTTCCAGGAGAGTTTGAGTATTCTTCTGTTCCTgctgaagaagcagagaaaaagGTTCATGAAGATAAGTCGTCCACTAAGCCAGCATCATCGTCAACTGTTGTCAGTAACATGAAGGAGATTTCTACTGTTAAGGTAGTCAAAATAGAAACAGATTCAGCGGATGAGATGAAACGAATTCTTGATAGTTTGAATCACTATGAAGCATTGGGGCTCCCTCTGTTTAAAAAGATTGATGCCGCATTGCTTAAGAAAGACTATAGAAAGAAG GCAATGCTGGTTCATCCGGATAAAAATATGGGAAGTCCTTTGGCAAGTGAATCATTCAAGAAACTTCAAAGTGCCTACGAG GTTCTTTCGGATTCTgttaaaagaagagattatgaTGAGCTGTTAAAGAAGGAAGAATCTCGGACCAAGATTGTCTGTCAGTCCTCGCACGCCTCTTCTCATCAG AATAGTGCTGCTTATCGATCAGAAGAGTCAAGGCGCATACACTGTACAAAATGCGGGAATTCACACATTTGGGTATGTACCAACAGGAGTAAGGCAAAGGCCAGATGGTGTCAG GAGTGTGGTCAATATCATCAAGCCAAAGATGGTGACGGATGGGTTGAACACAAAGGGACTCTGGTATTCGAGAAAGCACATAAG ATTGAAATACCACGAGCTTTTGTTTGCGCTGAGGGAAAAGTCTTTGATGTCTCAGAATGGGCTATTTGTCAG GGAATGGCGTGTAGACCAAATACACATAGGCCAAGTTTCCATGTGAACATGGTCGGTTTAGAAAAGGCAACACAGAGATCAAAGTCGAGCAGGTTCCCGTGGGATCTTGATGTGGAGATGATGGACGAGGATGAGGAAGAGTTTGAGTTATGGCTTCAACAAGCTCTAGCTTCCGGTCTATTCTGTGAAACATCAAAACGCAGAAAAAGCTGGAGTCCTTTCAAGTTAACCAAGAAACAATCCCGAAGAACATCGACTTGA
- a CDS encoding S-adenosyl-L-methionine-dependent methyltransferases superfamily protein codes for MKSNKFSCKTRAETLEWITAIIDFLKPFSFLINAHVVNFFKDKQWEAVNEEWMSCLKDEKPENILLIPSGGVQDHWPASLKKFVHTLRSLSFPREQADLQAILADVDMVPLSTVLSQGMNLKKKHEVTYYGIMQVEVLSSVVSSVVKSVGAPTVVDVGAGQGYLAQVLSFQYKHSVVAIDSSSHHGKVTDARAARIKKHFAAQMRKSGSGNKCPDVPMTITCRVLSTEMLKALTDVHLEKDETDSSGSALNEEGQSRSQSSSDANRSCSLVLAGLHACGDLSVTMLRTFMECEEVKALVSIGCCYNLLSEKSSEDSCSKCGYPMSAGLRSLGFSLGKNARDLACQSAERWSSLGEDAGLQNFELHSFRAAFQMVLSKHYPEVLATSPSIGRQGKAFRRQQQRKSLETPAAVDTTRKDTVDKKPMRQTSLNSDMCSSFEKFCLSAFSRLNLEHPRDLDLNATWNEADAFTELIGPYWSIRAALGPVLETLILLDRLMFLQEQGDSIKVVMLPIFDPTISPRNVAIIARRL; via the exons ATGAAGAGCAATAAGTTTTCTTGCAAAACGAGAGCCGAAACCCTAGAATGGATCACAGCCATTATCGATTTCCTTAAACCGTTTTCTTTCCTAATCAATGCTCACGTTGTCAATTTCTTCAAG GATAAGCAATGGGAAGCTGTTAATGAGGAATGGATGAGTTGCTTAAAGGATGAGAAGCCGGAAAATATTCTTCTTATTCCCTCCGGTGGTGTCCAG GATCACTGGCCTGCTTCACTAAAGAAATTTGTTCACACGTTGAGGTCTCTATCGTTTCCTCGAGAGCAAGCGGATTTACAGGCG ATACTCGCAGACGTGGATATGGTACCTCTTAGCACCGTTCTTTCACAGGGCATGaatcttaagaaaaaacatgag GTCACTTATTATGGTATCATGCAGGTTGAAGTTCTTTCCTCTGTTGTTAGCTCAGTTGTTAAGAGTGTTGGAGCTCCTACTGTTGTTGATGTCGGTGCTGGCCAG GGTTATCTAGCGCAGGTTCTCTCTTTCCAATATAAGCACTCAGTGGTTGCAATCGATTCTTCCTCTCATCATGGAAAGGTAACAGATGCACGCGCAGCACGCATAAAAAAGCATTTTGCAGCACAGATGCGTAAATCTGG TTCAGGAAACAAGTGCCCAGATGTTCCAATGACGATTACATGCCGTGTTTTATCCACAGAAATGTTGAAGGCCTTGACTGATGTTCATCTGGAGAAGGATGAGACGGATTCTAGTGGAAGTGCATTGAATGAAGAAGGTCAAAGCAGATCACAATCATCAAGTGATGCAAACAGATCGTGTTCACTTGTTCTTGCTGGCCTTCATGCATGTGGAGATCTATCAGTTACAATGCTAAG GACTTTTATGGAGTGTGAAGAAGTTAAAGCATTAGTGAGCATTGGCTGTTGTTACAACTTATTATCTGAAAAAAGTAGTGAGGATTCTTGTTCCAAATGTGGCTATCCGATGAGCGCTGGTCTCAGATCCTTGGGCTTTTCCCTTGGCAAAAATGCCCGTGATTTAGCTTGTCAG AGTGCTGAGAGATGGAGCAGTTTAGGAGAAGATGCTGGTCTGCAGAATTTCGAGTTGCATTCTTTTCGTGCTGCTTTCCAAATG GTTCTGTCAAAACATTATCCAGAGGTTTTGGCGACAAGTCCATCCATTGGGCGCCAAGGTAAGGCATTCCGTCGTCAACAGCAACGAAAATCCCTTGAAACTCCAGCAGCAGTAGATACAACTAGGAAAG ACACGGTTGACAAGAAACCCATGAGGCAGACAAGCTTGAATTCCGACATGTGTTCTTCTTTTGAGAAGTTCTGCTTGTCAGCATTTTCCCGCTTGAATCTAGAACACCCTCGAGATCTCGACCTGAATGCCACATGGAATGAAGCTGATGCATTCACT GAACTGATAGGGCCTTACTGGTCTATTCGAGCCGCATTAGGACCAGTGCTTGAGACATTGATCTTGCTTGATAGACTTATGTTCCTCCAAGAACAAGGAGACTCCATAAAAGTGGTTATGCTTCCCATCTTTGATCCCACCATCTCACCTAGGAATGTGGCCATTATTGCTAGAAGACTTTGA